Part of the Verrucomicrobiota bacterium genome is shown below.
AATCAGTAAATGTAAAGTGGCGATTGATATTGTTGTGTATTGGAGCAAATAGAGTACCACTTTGACACCTGAAATGCCCGACTCTATTTTTGTCCTCAATATTCACACCGTGCCAAATGCATCTCAGACACAAATCATTGGTATACATGGAGATGCCCTAAAAATAAAAGTCAAGGCCCCTCCAGTTGATGGTAAAGTAAATGACGAGAT
Proteins encoded:
- a CDS encoding DUF167 domain-containing protein, which codes for MPDSIFVLNIHTVPNASQTQIIGIHGDALKIKVKAPPVDGKVNDEMIDHLRKLLVLPKKSIQLISGHKSPC